A region of the Parambassis ranga chromosome 24, fParRan2.1, whole genome shotgun sequence genome:
CAAGGCGGTTTTGTGCAGAAGGAGCACCCTCTGCTGGCCATATTGTtgcatgtgcacacataaaCGCCCTAAAAAACGTAAAATCTTCTATCATTAAGGTCCAAAATGAACTTTTTTTGACTCACTGCTAGATATAAAATGCAGCACTCAAGCAGATGTTTTAGtagccaaaaataaaaatgaaatgaattaaaacagtaaataggctaaatgtcacatttacaaTCATTTGAGTATATATTATGCTGCTGTCCTctacactaccattcaaaatCACCTAGAAATGTCcttatttaaataataaaaaaatattaaagcaATCAGacacagtctagacattgttaatgtggtaaatgagggctgatttttaatggaatatctACACAGGGGGTACAGaggccatcactcctgtgttctaatggtacattgtgttagcaaTGTGAAGTGTGTTAAagggctaattgatgattagaaaaccctTGTGCCATTATGTGTCGCACACCTGAAAACTGTCGTGCTGATCGGAGAAGCTGTAAAGCTGGCCTGGGTGACCTCAAACGTGTGGACGCTGTGGTATATTGTGTGATTAATAAGGAGAGGACGGGCTGCACCTTGCTTCCTTATTTATCAGGCGCTGTGTTTttgggtgtgtttttgtgtagccTACATGTTTGGATGCTGCAGCCAATTCTAATATGgtggtaaaaaaagaaaaagaaaccaaaaagacctgcaaaaaaataaataaataaataaaaattactgACAGTGCCCCgacaaacaataaaataatagcAACAATACATCATTATCCATGATGAGCAGTAGTATTTTACTTTATAAGTTACTTACTACTTATATTTTTATAGCTTGCACCATTAATTTACTTGATGCTGTTAATCATTTTTTTGGTTCAGTCTCTTATAGACGGGTGAATTTATGcatttacaataataataaaagttaaTCAATTAAAAAAGTTTAAACATGTTACAAATTGCATTATATTGTGTTTATTCTTCAGTCCATaggaatatgtgtgtgtatgtgagggggggggggtcctgttTGCTTCCTGCTTTGACGTATGTGGTCACGTGACGGCCTGTGCCCCCGCAGTGCCTGGTGGTGCCCTGTGTGTCAGCGCCTCCACACAGTAGGTCTGCTTTACGGTAAGAGTTTTCCCAtcatgtataaataaatgtttaaagaaATGCATTTGTTGTAACGGATTTGTTTCCTGGATGCTGTCGGTTGAATAAAGCTACAGTTCATTATTTTAGAGTTCAGGGGTCCAGATGGATGAGCAGGagttcctgcagcagctggagtaAAAGCGCCATCTAGCGGCGACTGTCAAGTTAAGAGTTTTGTTGCAACATATTTCTGTCAAGCTGAACTTTGCAGCATAATAGCGTTTTGTCTTCTGTGGCCTTGTTATTTTAGTTTCATCCCAGATAAACAACGAGAAAGCTGCGAGTGGTTTAGTTTACTTCACTGGAGCGGAAAATGAAGCCCACCGCCGGCGGCGCTGCTGCAGATCCTTCATCAGCATCGGTGCACAATAGcgcagggaggaagaggaggcagcatCGGGCTCCCTCTCCGACTGGAGCCAAAGAAGAAGCAAACAACCGAGCTCCCAGGCACCCCGCTAGCGGGTCCAGACCTCCTTTTTatgcaggaaggagcagaaaTATCGGGGTGAGGGAGACCCAGAGGTCCTCTGAcggaagagagagggagcccGAGAGCCGCGGCGGGGCAGCTGTTCACCCGGATGGTGCTGAAGCTGCTCTCATAAACAGGGCGGATGCTGTCGGAGAAAATTTGACAGACTCATCAGCACCGGCCCGTCGCTCCGCTTTACGCATACCCTGCTTGAAAAGCGACCCCAACCAGCGACGGCTGTCAGGCAGGACAGCCGCGTCTCCGGGAGGAAAAGACAGGAAAGCCGCGGAGGAGGAAGGCGGACACGGGGAGAGGAGCGCCGGGTCTGTGGGCTGCGGAGCGGGCCTAGGTTTGGGTTTGTGGAGAGGAGGATGTTTACAGGCAGAACTGATCCACTTCCATCTGCATAAAAGACTGAAGAGGAGCAGTGCAAAGATGCAAACTAAGACGGAAAGCATGGGCACACCGGAGGCCGCGCAGGGGGAGCCGGGACCGGCTGGACAAGCGATAGAGGCGGCGTCTGTGACACAGCAAGACGAGGGCCTtgaagaggagatggagaggctgctggaggaaAATGAAGATCTCAAGGTTTGATGTTTGTTATTGAGCATTCTGCTTGTCTGTCATCAGATAGCCTGTCAGAAATGTAGGTCACTGTTaaaaattatgattttttttttagttccaAAAGTGGACTCAGTCTGTGATGTTGAGTGTATCTTGTGTTTGCAGTGTCACTGCTGACGTGAAAGACAAAAACTCTATATTAAACTAAGAACCTGAACTGGAAACACACTGCCATCAAATTGGTTATTGATCATACTAATATGGATGCAGCAGGATCAATGTTATCTTGGGCTTAAAGGGGACTACCAACAGAGCCAGCTGCTGGGTGGATCTGAGAGAAAAAGATGTGTGCAGCTGACATCTGGagaatcatttaaaattcagattcttgtattttttaaatctcaTACTGTGATTGTGACACATGCACGTCTGCTGTCATTCAACTAGTGTGAGATCGAAGAAATGAGGACTGAGATGGAGGAGATGCGAGACACTTTCTACGAAGAAGACACTTGTCAGCTGCAGGAGATGAGGCGTGAGTTAGAGAGAGCCAATAAAAACTGCCGGATCCTGCAGTATCGTCTGCGGAAGGCTGAGAGGAAGAGAATGCGTTACGCCCAGACGGGAGAGATCGATGAGGAGCTGCTCAGGAGTCTGGAGCAGGACCTGAAGgtagaggggaggaggagaatcTGctgggttctgtgtgtgtgtgtgttataatgaTGTGTTTCCATGATGTCATAGTTTACAAGTTAAATTGGaaaatactgcaaaaaaaatcaacaaatgtATCATCACCCTTCATACTGAAATATAAATTGTGTTTCGATGAAGACATAAGTTAAATTACACTGCGATTTTAATACAGGTAGCAAAGGATGTGTCGGTGAGGCTGCACCACGAGCTGGAAAAAGTGGAGGAAAAACGCACAAAGACGGAAGAGGAGAACGAAAAGCTGAGACAGAAACTCATAGAGGTGGAAGTGACCAAACAAGCTCTGCAGAATGAGCTAGACAAAACCAAAGAGGTAAAGTAAACACTGAATCTGCACCCATTAATGAGCACAAGGCAGGAGCCTGAATGTCAAAGATGCAGGCTGTATATTAGTATTGATTTATAGGCAATCAGAAATCAAAGGATTAAGATGGTCAATTTACCTTCCTTCCTCTCATAGTCtcaaaagagaagaggaagcaaGGACATCCCGAAGACTGACAAGAAAACAGCACAGACTCCCACTGAGGTGAGATGCTAAAAATGCTAATTattaacatttcatttcattcaatgtgtgtctgacctCTTCTTTGGTTTCCTTCTTGCATATTTGTTCGTTATCTTTCAGTTAAATTATCTCATCCTTATGTAATATtcttaaatgacacattttgcTTTTCGTCTTGGTCTacaaagcacatttaaatgAAAGCTGAGTTTGCCAAGCTTCAGCAGTTACGTTAGacttatataaaacaaaaatcctCTTGGTCAAGTGAGATCAAACTTTTTGGCTCAGACAGACTGTGCTACAAAGTCTTCCCTTCACTTTAATCCCACGTCTTAGCATCTTTTTGTAGAGGCTGCCCTTCTGAATTTAAGGATTAGCTTTTCCGCTTGAATGTAAACGTTACGGTCTCTTCATGTTCCAGGAGGAAAATGAGGACCTGAAGTGCCAGCTAGCTTTCATCAAAGAGGAAGCTGTGCTCATGAGGAAGAAGACCGCCAAGATCGACAAGGAGAAAGACCGTTTGGAACAAGAGTTACAGAAGTACCGCTCCTTCTATGGAGAACTGGACAGCACCCATCCTAAGGGGGAGGCCGGGGGGCCACCCACCACTCGCGAGTCAGAGCTGAAGCTGAGGCTTCgactggtggaggaggaggccaaCATCC
Encoded here:
- the LOC114429078 gene encoding protein SOGA3-like, whose product is MCRTPENCRADRRSCKAGLGDLKRVDAVFTSLERKMKPTAGGAAADPSSASVHNSAGRKRRQHRAPSPTGAKEEANNRAPRHPASGSRPPFYAGRSRNIGVRETQRSSDGREREPESRGGAAVHPDGAEAALINRADAVGENLTDSSAPARRSALRIPCLKSDPNQRRLSGRTAASPGGKDRKAAEEEGGHGERSAGSVGCGAGLGLGLWRGGCLQAELIHFHLHKRLKRSSAKMQTKTESMGTPEAAQGEPGPAGQAIEAASVTQQDEGLEEEMERLLEENEDLKCEIEEMRTEMEEMRDTFYEEDTCQLQEMRRELERANKNCRILQYRLRKAERKRMRYAQTGEIDEELLRSLEQDLKVAKDVSVRLHHELEKVEEKRTKTEEENEKLRQKLIEVEVTKQALQNELDKTKESQKRRGSKDIPKTDKKTAQTPTEEENEDLKCQLAFIKEEAVLMRKKTAKIDKEKDRLEQELQKYRSFYGELDSTHPKGEAGGPPTTRESELKLRLRLVEEEANILGRKIVELEVENRGLRAELDDLRGEGEGAGSSGCGAVGGPGAGRGLGDDLTELRQQLQLVEDEAELLRRNLADAEEQNKRVTTELNKLRFKAGTHEGGARHGGGVAGGVGVDGAKAEVLQEELKAARLQINDLSGKVMQLQYENRVLLSNMQRYDLASHLSLRPSPRDSDAESDAGGATSGRRESDEDSTSSRLLPPHRKREGPVGGESDSDEVRNTNGSSRCLTPTRGLYSPTGPEGAASSALARFLPSGRCSLRERQQMIDIRVEAERLVRTIDRLIADTANIISEARVYVSNGDLMYGRGGEEGGEDDGSRIREHELLYRINAQMKAFRKELQAFIDRLEVPRLEDRETEEPLSMFQPIILLILILVLFSSLSYATIFKLVFLFTLFFVL